A DNA window from Proteiniborus ethanoligenes contains the following coding sequences:
- a CDS encoding thioredoxin family protein: MVDEALKRMNLNYRYELIENPKILSELGINKTPAMMINGKIVLEGRVPNFLEMIEILNKAFSK, from the coding sequence ATCGTTGATGAGGCATTAAAGAGAATGAATTTGAACTATAGATATGAGCTAATAGAAAATCCTAAAATTTTATCTGAGCTGGGTATTAATAAAACTCCTGCTATGATGATAAATGGTAAAATAGTCCTTGAGGGTAGAGTACCTAATTTCTTAGAAATGATAGAAATATTAAATAAAGCCTTTAGTAAATAA